The Etheostoma spectabile isolate EspeVRDwgs_2016 chromosome 4, UIUC_Espe_1.0, whole genome shotgun sequence sequence ATCTTCTTGTCTGAGTGCTAGTAAGAAAAAGCCATGCAGGTAATTTTTTCACAACACTTATTTATAGTCTCTTAGTTAAAGTGGCTGGGAATTTGTGGCTCATCTTCTTGACTATTATTCCTGCCAGTTATGTTTACCCTTTCCTGAATGTTGGAATGTTGACTTTCGGTTAGTAAATACATAACAGACTGTTTTGGTAAATCAAACCCAGATTAATCCCAGTTTGAGACATTGGTTGGAGGGGTGGGGGACTTTGCACGCCCACTCAGCTGTGCTCCGGACTCAGAAGCACCCCCTATGTGAAAACATTCCGGATGTCGGTACAGCTCTGCCTCATCTTACTCTCGTTTTTAATGACAAGCTGCTTCCTCCTACAACAGTCTGACTAAATCAAAAGATGGTTAGTGTCTCCAGAAGTGCTCAGATACCGCGGTTCCACCGATGTTACTAAAAGAACTAGGCGCGCCGAAGATGACCGATTATTTCCAGAGATGTAGCCGCGGCCGCTGCACACCTCCGTTACTTGGAAACCGTCAGAAATTTTCTGCGGAAAGTTTTTCTCCTCGGATGGAACAAGTTTAGAGACAAAGCGGTTGCCACGGGGCTGCTTTCTCCGGTGTTTTGGTAAGTTAGACTGAAGGTACTAAAGagtttattttactttgaagtTTAAGAAGTGGTCACTGATTCGTTTTATTAAGCCTGTTACTGCTTAGATTTTACTAAGCCTTAATGCTTAATTTACTTAAGCAGTAAATGTATTAACATGATTTACTTAAGCCTGAACTAAACACGAGTTTCCATTCTTAGCCCTCGTAAATGCGTTTTATTTACAGGAATTATactcttattttttctttaacagtagtagtagtagtacattATTAACACATGACAGTAAACTAATGTGTTTTACATTAGGCTTTTGTCTAATAACACCCTGCTTGGTTAGCAGACCATCAGTTATTATACAACTGTTGACTAAATGTTACGGACGACCAACCAACATGCCAAATACAAAATGAGTTTCTAAACCACTATATATTTACAATCAAGAAAATagtatctaaataaaatgtctggaatatactgtatatggaaatggccaaaattaAACAAACTAATACGTTTTAGTTATATAATAAATGCAAATTTACTCTTGCACTGTACCCTAGTACAGTTTgctgtatttccattttatgctactatGTAATACTTGTACTACATTTCAGAGTAAATTAATGCTGTTTACATTGTAAAGCATTAGTAATAATGATCCAATAATACAATATGTAGAGGGACCATTCCGCTGCATGAGTACTTAGTAGCCTATATTTAGctgataataaaataacaagGAAATTCACCAGtatgggatcaataaagtctatcttatcTAAAACATCTGTACAATGACTATAGTAACTTTTTAATGCAAGTTTTTTCATAATGACATTTTGTGGCATTGCTAcatttatgtatgtactgtacatgatcTGGATACTAATGCCACCACTGCATGTAGTTGTTAGACAGTAGTTTATTCCCCATATAATAAAGGAGTCTAAGATTGAATTGCCTTtctgatttttaaaaacaacattttgttcCCAGGTAGAGCAGACCTAACATTCAGAATCTGCAGAGTCAAATGAAAACCTTTTCAAAAGAACAGGTTAAACACGGCTGGTTTCTGTAACTAACTCGCAAAGTGAAATGAGATCCATCACATTGTGTTAGGCAGGTACcagtgtgttattgtgtgttaCTTTCTGACTGTCAGTGATGATGGAGGAAGCCAGGCTCTGAGGGACACAATGTCTTTGGGGGAGTTCATCGAGCTCCGGGACCTGAGGCCAGACCAAGAGCGGATAGAGCTGACACCAGGCACACTTTCGCCCTGCTCACCCCCACGCCTTGAGAGAGCCAACGCCCTGAGGATCAGCCCGGGGAAGGTCCCAGACCTGCTGAGCCGGGTGGGCATCATCAGGGTCCTGAGCAGCACTCAGGACCCCCAGCTCActgaggagaggggagagggacaCAACTTCCAGCCCTGCAGCCACGCTCAGCCCACATGGTGTGACCTGTGTGGAGACTTCATCTGGGGCCTGTATAAGCAGAGCCTGCGGTGTGTCAGTGAGTAGGCTGTGTGTGCctgggtgtgtgtatatgtgattTCCTACGGGCATATGCGTGATCAGAAATGAGATCAAGACTGAGAGTAGGAGGAAATGGGGTTAAACAGAGAAACATGAAGCCACTGATGGTGCAAGCCAAATATAACCCTGTACTTGTTAccacataaaaataataacttgtCTGCGTGGTTCGTCATGCTATTCTCCATGTTATTAATTGTTTAAGTGATTTTGATGGTGTGGTTATTATCTAGGCTGCGTCGGTTACAGACCTTATTGCTCTTCTTGCTCAAGACTCATCTTTGAGTTGCGGCAGTCTTGAACTTGCTTTTCACTTCCTCTTCCTTATCACctcctcttcctttttctttgtgaaaatcATTTAGTTTGCAGAAGAAAAACTTATGGTgaacatatttatataaaatattacCTATAATTTTACATATGACACCTGCTTGTCATTGTGTATcttatttctgttctttttttattccacagaTGCACTCAACAGATACAATGTTATTAATTCTGTATCTTAAGAAAAGTGTTTGCTATGTATTAATATCATATACACTCAGTAGCGCGATTTCTATAATAATCAGCTCTGGGTAACATTGTCAGAAATatgtaatttattattattgttgttgttgttgttgttgttgttgttattattattaaggtcATAGTATATATAAAGGTAGTGTTGTACTAAGCTGCATTATATTCAATGGAGTTTCTAATTCCGTGCCCCCTCATGTATGTAAATGGAAAGgacaaaaaatagaaacaccTCTCAATATAATGTTGTCCAGTGCAACAACACCTTCAACCATGACAATAATGAACATACATTTTCAACAATCCCAGCAAAAATGCAGGGGGAAGCCAACTTAGAGTAACTATGGTGACCAGTAATGGCCAGAGAAGGACATCAGCCATGTAGAACTGCGTCACACATTTGATGGTCATATGTAGATTATGTGTTTGCCAGTGTTTGTCTAAACTCCTTGTCTAAACTGATTTTCTGCACTTTCAGATTGTAGATTCACGTGCCACTACCGCTGTCGTGCTCTGATCCAGTTGGACTGCAGCTGGGACAGAGGCTCATTGGCTGACCACACATATGTTGTGGAGCACACCATAGAAACAGACACAAATGTGGTAAGGACCTTTTATTTTTGGCAGTATGACTGGTTTAGTTTTACTCAATTTCTTCAATCAAATGTAGTCTTGCTCACAATCAAAACGGTAGGAGGCACAGTTTATTTGCCTATTACAGCATCTCTACATCAAGAAGTTATTGCCATATTGTGCCACTGTGgttacaatgaaaaaaatgacatatggAGTTAGGAAACTGGTAGCTTCCACAAACTCTATTTTGCACGTTACATTATGTGCTACCTGGTAATTCTGCAAGAATGCTTTAGGGAACAAAATGGAACTGTGTAACGACCAAAACAGGCAACCATTGTGCATGACAATAAAGACACACTGCTAATCCAGGTCCACTAGCTGCCAACTGGGGAAATGTGTTATTGtcgagaaaaacaaaatgttacagGTAACATCTTTctggttttgtttatttaattactACAGTGGACAATCTGTTTGCAGAGTCCTTAAGGGATGCTGTTACACCTAttgttttatacatttaaaaaacaacaactccaaAACAACGGTAAATCATAAAAATCAGATGACATTTTGTGTGACTTATCAtgaaatgtgttcattttagttttagagttttgtattttgtctttgcTAGTTTCCATAGGGGCAtgaccagtaaaaaaaaaacgtgtaacCCTATCCAGATAAAGTCAAGTCCACTCTGCCGTACGTCTACAATCTTAGTAGAAGAAGAGTCCTTACTGTGCTTTTCTGCACTacagtgttattttttaaagagggGAGTCAAGGCTACGAGCCAGTCGTTCAAGGCAGCGGGTTTGGTCTCTTGGTAACGGGTTTTATCAAACACCTGTTGCTTATCAAAGGATGACTGGAATGTAAAAACTTGAGAAAGCTGTTCAGCAgagtatgaacagtatgaagaCATGGCAAGATCTTGTTTTGGTGCTAGGGCTTTTGTGTGCATAGCCTTTTACATAACAAACATTTTGACTTGACATCGTGGGGAAAGCACAGGGGGAACTAATATACCATTGATGATGGCTCTGTTAGAGTGGAGTCTACCAGTAAGCAATGCCAGTGAGTCAGAATGCAAAGTACCGGAGCCGTAATTAATCTTATTAATCACACCTGTGTTTCTAAAATATCTGCAATAACCTATTACAAAAAGACAAGATCCTATCTTATCAATTTCTCTTTTGTGAGAATTATACAACTAAAATATTTTACCTTTCAGAGTTTACAGCAAGAATGTAAGAACAGTTGTAGGATGTCTGGGTGTAGCAGCCCCCACACATGTGAATGCATCACTTCACACTAAGAGGCACAAAGTATTTCCTGCCAATACACATTAACTAATACGTGTACTGATAGCTTCTTAGCATGTGAGAAAAACATTGAGAATATTTTACAGATGTCTTCACCAGTTAGACACGTGCCCAATGGTTATGTTCTCAGTGTTATTACTTAGCCTGGAACCATTTTCAATTTCCAAGGTGCAGCCCAAAATGCCTCTGGATGCAATTGAATAGACCTACAAGCAATTAGAGTAATGAAACAACGCAGCTCTCAGTGACACATGCACGTTGGCGTTTTGTTTGGTGTATTTtgaagcaggaaaaaaatgtcCGTGGGGTCACAAACTTTCTGACATTACAGCTAAACAGTAGGGCTGGACCCAAATATTTGactattcaaatatttgtttgttggGTAGgaagttgattttcaattttgggaTTTGAATATTCAGGTTTCTTTGCAATGTAACAGTATCCTAAATGAATGCCTTTAATTAAACAGAAAGACACATGTTGCAGTGCAGTGTTTCCATGTTGGCTCAGTGTGGGAATCTgctgtctttctcttctttgatCTCAGTGTTTCAACCTATTGTGTACAGTCCATGGTTTCCCTGAGTGAATGTGGAGTTAGATTTGATGTCTTTATGAcatgagagaaaataaatgatctgagagaaaaaaaatgtttgagagaaaaagttatcacactgatagcaaaaaagcaatttatgagagaaaaaaaaatatttgagagaaaaaagttttcatatcaatagcaaaaaataataatatttgcgACTAAAAAACGTTTAGAGCGAAAGTATTTTCTCatagaacaaaaaaatatatacatttcaaatttttaaaaaaaattcggagaaaaaaaagcttgtctTGGGAGTCGAACTGAACATTACACCATTGTTGATTCACCGGGATAGATGCGCTGCCTCAGTGGAGCACGGAGACTCCAATGTTTGGGTAAGATGATGACACACACAACTCGATGGGTAGCAGGCTGAGCAAGTTCAACATTATTAAAGATTAAACATGAAATAGACTATCCTAAATGTAAGCAACTAGCTTACATTTAGGATAGATGCCTCCACTGAGGCAGCGCATCTATGCAGGTGAATCGACAATGGTGTAATAATTCAGTTCGACTCCCAAAACAAGACGACTCTCACCggactggccaataggaacgtagCCCCGCCCATGACATTATTTTCACTGCTAGAGCAAATCCTGACATGAGAGCAAGAAATTGCACCAAGAGCAAAGACTTAGGTTTTGAGAGCAAGAagaaaactatttattttttttctcaaaaattgccttttttgcttattttctcagatcatttattttcttgcatgtaataaagaCACAAATTTAACTCCATGAGCGCAGGGATTTAAACACACAACCACTAGGGCGGTGTACAGCGGAGAAAGGTGCAAGGCTACTGAGCCTTTCATCTCACTCAGTTTTAGATGCTGTTCATTTTCTAGCCAAAATCAAAGACAACTTCATCAACATGACTATAGTTTTTGTAGCCACATTCTCACTACAAAAGCTATAACTTGTTGCTGATTCTTCATCTTTATGACATTATACTAACAGTCTACCAGATGGTTTAaggtgcccatattatgctcattttcaggttctaATTGTATTAAGAGgctgtaccagaataggtttacatggtttcattttcaaaaaacaccatacatGCAGATCCTCTATTCACCcggtgtgtttaggtctctgttttagctacagagtgagacatctcacttctatactatctttgttgggagtcgcacataaGCAGTAGAGGTAAGgctcacatcagctagataacttttttacaactttcAGGACATTGAGAAACCTGTATCTGACTCAAAACAgaatggattgttttttttccaagtttgtatgcttgtggaagcaccagagatacaaaataacaccccaaatcccagaaaaaggtttttttttcataatatgggcactttaaaaagaGTTTGCATTGCAGCATATGCATACTGAAAATTAGGgatgacatttattttcatccaGTACTGATCTAATACCAGAGCTCTCTTTTTCCAAAATTTAAATCTGTATCACACTGAGTGGAACTAATTGCAgtcctttttatttaacatgaggATTTCTGTGGCACAAACAACTGATAGAGCTCACCATGTCTGTATAAACATAACTGATTATGGAAACATAAGATCTTATGACACTGACAGACAAACTGTGTTTATTGTGGATCAATACTCGATCTGCTTACTCAGGTCAGTTTCTGCCACCAATGCCTATCTTGCATGTTGGATTGGTGCAtccttgttattttatttattaattcctCTCCAGGTCATTTTCTCAATTATTTTATGAATTCTTTGTTTGATAGATTGTTTTCTctgtaaaatatcagaaaaaaatgagtgacattcatataaaaacatttttttttaatgataaaacAACGTacgtaattgtattttttaggCACCTCCGTATCAGTACGTGCCAAGTAGCATGTATCAGTACGGGcaaacttcagaaaacacatgccaatagacaaaacacaagcaaattaagaaaacaacttcatgtgttgtcaaattaattaagttgttttcttaatttgcttgtgttttgtctatttgcatgtttttttctgaagttgcagggtgtttgcccctgtcggccactgTATGTCagagctttaaaaataaaataaaaagtttccCAGTCGTATTTGCAGATAACGACTTGAAGGGGGCATAATGAAAGACCCTATTGAGTTGCGTTATAGGAAATGTAGGAACCAATGTTTTGAGAGCTACTAGGCCTTTGAGGGTTTTTTTCACGGAAGTCTAATAATTGATGGAGTAATCCTTATTTTCTTTCATGATCTAATGGATTCATTGACTAGTTGTCTGGCAGTTAAGGGGCCTCTGGGTGTCTCCCAGTGTCTGTAAAAATGATATCTCCCTTTTACCCTGATTGGTTTCTGGCATGGGTTTCACCCATAGACTGTAACAGTCTAGTTTCAGCAAGCTCAAGCTTTTCAAATTAGATAAGGAAAATGTTACTTGACTTGTTTAAGTTTTAGAATGTATTTTTGGTGCCTATAAGTTCAACAAATGTTATAGCTCATAAATTAAGAAATAATGAGACCCACAGGTTGTCTCTGGCTGTGTGTGGTGACCAAACTGACCTATCATCACATGACATATTCAGCAGGAAAGAAGAAGCGGGAGCAGCATGGGAATAGGGGAGGAGGCATAgaggggggagggtgggggtttGTGGTATTTCCACTTGCCGTCCAATCGCGAGCGGCTGCGGTGGTTTTGTGTATTTTCCAAACTCAACTCAACGGCCTGGGTGGGGCCTCGGCGAGGGGAAGGAAGCGAAACAGTAAGGGCGGGGTCCTGAATACATCCTGTTTCACACAGAGAGTTGTTCACAGTAGAAACGTGGCCCCGCTTGAAgttaaaggaagaaaaaaaccaaGTGGTATTTTGTCCATTAGTTTAGTTTGCTGTATCAAGGCGCTACATATATATTTTGGGCAGGTTTTGTATTGAACTAACTGGAAGTGCTTAATTTGTTAACGTTATTTGTGCTTTTAGTCGTCGTATCTTAAGTTCAGTTTGTTGGTTCTAGTGATAAAGGTTTTACCCGGTAGTCAGCATGGCAAACACGGCTAGCAGTTCGGACAAAACTCCCTCTTTCGAGAAGACCTGGGGCAGCTCCACCAGCAGCGGCTACTGCAGCGAGGAGGAACCCGACTCCGAGTTTGAGCAGTACTTCACCGCCCGGACATCTTTCTTTCCCCAAacccggaaagctaacgttaatgaCAACGTAAAACAGGTGAGGAGTAGATAAAGTATACAAAAGTAAACGTCAGGCTTCATTAAAAAGTCCTGTCCTCAATGTAAAAAGGGGAAGCGAGACCAGAGAGATCTCGCTCTCGCGTTATTTGATATTTGTGCTCTCCTTGGCAATGTTAGTTTATTATATTTGAGAATGTTATCCATACTTTTATGGGGGTCAAATGCCGGGGTGTGTTGCTCAACAGCACCCCAGGTCTGGAGCTACTTTGTGTTTTGCTCAAGGGCTCCCCAGCAGAGAAGATACTAGCCAAGTGAGCTCGCAGGCTAGGATGGAGTTCTGGTTACTCCAGTTTTGAATAAACAGGCTTGAGACTTGAGTTGTGTGAACCtataataaaatgtcagaagtggCAAAAATAAGTGGGTGGTTTTGGTGTAGAAACACAATCCATCagggggtgttttttttattttaacaagcacagacagacccacagcTTATGAGAACAACCCAAATGTCATGTTTAGTGACGCACATCCCcatcattcagtttttcaaaCTCATTTCTCAATTACAGATGACTAATGTACTGTTTTGGAGAGATTCATTGTCTTGTCATCCACACCAACTCGGATATCAACTTCTCCTACTGGGAAACCGAGGCAGTTTACTTTATAACGCAGTGACATTCACCTATTTTTGTCTGCGCAGAAACCATTTTTGATATGACAGTTGTTGCATATTTTTTTCCTACCACTATTACCATGCTGGAAAGCTCAACTTGGCCCGCATTTCATTGATTTATTGACTTGTTAACAGCAGCATATTAACACTACGGTCTTTCAATCTGCATATGGATTGCTactattgattttgttttgcttgACATGATGTGTAAGCTACCCggccccttttaaaaaaattgcaacTTGGCCTGgcttatttttcatttgataatCAGGGATCATGAAAATAGATGGAGGCAGGGTAGAGTTAGATACATTTTTAGATAAGTATCATTGCAGCACCTATAGATGCTGGACATTGATATCCTGTCCTGGATAGATTACATTTAACTCCACAGGAAACCTCCTGCTCCTATGAACCTTGAGAAATTAGCTGCAGTACAGTATGGCAAATAAATCTGCGCTGCCTCACAGCTCTGTTGAATTTTCTTTCTATACAGGGGAAACCCAATTGGTCACTAGTACACTCAGTAAAAGACCTAATTGAGCTAACGGCCATGCAGATAGTAACGGCCAAATGTGCATGATTGAAACATGACTGGGATTGTGTGGTTGATGAGGCAGCTGACTTGACAGGATGTGGCGGTAAAACAAGGGAGGGCATTGTCTCTCCCACTTGTGAGAGCCGGGGGAGAGGAGGCTATTTTTACATGAATACCATGTTAAGGAATGCAGTGCAGAACCGTTGCTTGCAGTCACTGCAAACAGCTGCCAGTTGCACATACCCCTCCTTCCTCTACCCCTCCTAGACAGAGGATTCGAACAGGATTGGGCAGAGCTGACATCATCGTTTTTGCCTTTGCTACGTTGTCAGGAAGTTGAGTCTGATGCAACTGGTGTTCACTGtaagaaataacagaaaatcaATTAACATCATTATATTACTATTATAACAACATTTTTACTAAAGGTAGGTTTTTACTCATATTATAAACAATTTAGCAACATTTTTGGAAGAATAACTTAAATCCAAATTGGATAACACCATAGTTGCTTTTACACAATAACTTCACACCTTCCAATTTAGTGTTAAAATGTATGACATGGACCTGGCTTcatgccacaaaaaaacaattcctgaaaaacaatttttttattacatacaaGATTTTCAAACAACAGCAGCATGTTGTAATGAGATTTATTCCATGTAAAAGTCTTACTCAATGGACAGCGCATATGTGATATCacccattcaattcaattttatttatagtatcaattcataacaagagttatctcaagacactttacagatagaccacactccagaatttacaaggacccaacagttctagtttcctccagagcaagcaacagcgcgacagtggcgaggaaaaacttccttttaggcagaaacctcggtcagaccctggctcttggtaggcggtgtctgacgggtcggttggggttagaatgaagagtggcaataacaaaaatagaaaaaattagtagtttgtagcagttctttgtagtagttcatggcatagcaggacgctgtgcggcattacaaggcacagcaggacgtagcagggcaccgcagggcaccgcagtgtagcagttgaacatggcatcacagaacgtgtagcgggaccatggcgatagctgctaccttgatttcggagcctctctgatccaagggaacatgctggggaaaaaagaacataaggactccggggaatgactccccagagctaggttagtaacaagcatttctgggacatggatgcacataaatgaaaagatggaaagatagaggagagaggagctcagtgtatcaaaataagtccccagctgtctaaaactattacaacaaaaccaagagatacgaggtaaagagagctccagcccggccgggctagaactcttcccaaccggatcgggctgtatgccaagtctccctttagttctattatattcttgattatatgttagataaatctgaaaactatgtgactaactactactccctaacaatattcgattctatgccctaactagtgtatcaaaataagtccccagctgtctaaaactattacaacaaaaccaagagagacgaggtaaagagagctccagcccggtcgggccagaactccccccaaccggatcgggctgtatgccaagtctccctttagttatattatatgatagataaatctgaaaactatgtgactaactactactccctaacaatattcgattctatgccctaactataagctttatcaaaaaggaaagtcttaagcctactcttaaatgtggagacggtgtctgcctcccggacccaaactggaacctggttccacaggagaggagcctgatagctgaacgctctggctcccgttctacttttagagactctaggaaccaccagtaacccattggtttgtggagatctgctatctATCGTTGAGTTTGCCATtacgggcgcagccatcctggttgaaCCCTTACACTCTATGTTACACACTTTAACTCgtaatcacatcatagccacaccctaaaacacccccttcTTTATTgctaattttaaaatcaacaagatcacaattcaaaaaaattcacatcattctgtgttgcagaagacttaaaactagcaatTGTGACCATAAActaattatgaaaatgtttactgaggtaatgaATCAATTGAAAAGTGAGTCACTTTCTTATAGACTTTttacagaaaccgacctcctaTTGCAACCGCACATGTCGCCTTCTGCTAGAATTCCCAttaaatgcaggtttaaggcacttccgtgtttgcagcactttgccgaACCGGGTgcgctgtccattaatatttaaAGTCAATGGTTATGCCTGAGTAACTTGCGTTCCTGATGTGGTTTGGAGGTGAACACTGACACCTGGTGGCTTAACACTGAAACTCCTCACTGTCCCCTCCAGGATGAACAGATTGAATGGGGAAAGCAGGAGTTGAACACTGCAGATTACCAGCAGAAGGTGAAGGAATACAACGCTCAAATCAACAGCAATCTGTTCATGAACATGGTAAGTAGTGTGTCGAGTCACAACAAGTTcatgcattttaatgttaaggtgttgttgttttttcccagtGTAACATTTTAATTGTTCTCAACAGAACAAGGATGGTTCCTACACTGGCTTCATAAAGGTACAGTTCAAGTTGGTGCGACCTGTTTCAGTTCCACCTCCTAAGAAAGGAGGTCACGATGCTAGAGGGAAGAAGGCTAGCGGAGTGAAGCGTCGCACCTCTTTCTACCTGCCAAAGGATGCATCCAAGCACCTGCACATAAGCTCACGCACTTCTGCTCGTGAGGTCATTGAAGCTTTGTTGAAAAAGTTTACTGTGGTGGACAATCCTGGCAAGTTTGCTCTGTTTGAGCGCAGCGAGCGTCATGACCAAGGTATCACTcctgttttattatgtttacACTTAACTCCTGCCGCcttatttaaaattgaaattttcaCGCCGTACATTAATTTGAGTCTTTTTGTTTGCCTCTTTTCAGTTTATGTTCGCAAGGTATCTGATGATGAGCATCCCCTCCGTCTGCGTCTGTGTGCTGGGCCCAATGAGAAAGTTCTCAGCTTTGTTCTGAAAGAGAATGAAACTGGAGAAGTCAATGTGAGTGCAACATGAATATAAGAATAAGGAAGCCAAACCTTGTGGTTTGTTTAGAGACTGTACACCCAGTAATGCATTCTTCTCTCCTTACAGTGGCATGCCTTCTCCATGCCTGAGTTAAAGAACTTCTTGCGCATTCTGCAGCGTGAAGAGGAGGAGCATGTCAAGCAGATAGTGCAGCGGTACGCTCTAGCCCGCACTAAGATGCGAGAGGCTCTTGCTGGCTCGACCCCAGGCTGATGCAACTCTGCGCTCGGGGTTTAACATGCACATCTTGGCTGGACAATCGTCTGAAGATGACCAGTCATCGCTGCATCCAAAGATCCCAGATAATACAACTCAAAACGCCTCTTGGATGAACGAGAGAGTGAGACAGGGCGCAAGACAATGAGAGAGAGCTGGCGCGAATGTGCGTGTGAAATGATGCGAG is a genomic window containing:
- the LOC116688098 gene encoding ras association domain-containing protein 1 isoform X1; this encodes MSLGEFIELRDLRPDQERIELTPGTLSPCSPPRLERANALRISPGKVPDLLSRVGIIRVLSSTQDPQLTEERGEGHNFQPCSHAQPTWCDLCGDFIWGLYKQSLRCVNCRFTCHYRCRALIQLDCSWDRGSLADHTYVVEHTIETDTNVDEQIEWGKQELNTADYQQKVKEYNAQINSNLFMNMNKDGSYTGFIKVQFKLVRPVSVPPPKKGGHDARGKKASGVKRRTSFYLPKDASKHLHISSRTSAREVIEALLKKFTVVDNPGKFALFERSERHDQVYVRKVSDDEHPLRLRLCAGPNEKVLSFVLKENETGEVNWHAFSMPELKNFLRILQREEEEHVKQIVQRYALARTKMREALAGSTPG
- the LOC116688098 gene encoding ras association domain-containing protein 1 isoform X2; the encoded protein is MANTASSSDKTPSFEKTWGSSTSSGYCSEEEPDSEFEQYFTARTSFFPQTRKANVNDNVKQDEQIEWGKQELNTADYQQKVKEYNAQINSNLFMNMNKDGSYTGFIKVQFKLVRPVSVPPPKKGGHDARGKKASGVKRRTSFYLPKDASKHLHISSRTSAREVIEALLKKFTVVDNPGKFALFERSERHDQVYVRKVSDDEHPLRLRLCAGPNEKVLSFVLKENETGEVNWHAFSMPELKNFLRILQREEEEHVKQIVQRYALARTKMREALAGSTPG